One genomic region from Apodemus sylvaticus chromosome 1, mApoSyl1.1, whole genome shotgun sequence encodes:
- the LOC127681160 gene encoding olfactory receptor 51E2 → MSSCNFTHATFVLIGIPGLEEAHFWFGFPLLSMYAVALFGNCIVVFIVRMERSLHAPMYLFLCMLAAIDLALSTSTMPKILALFWFDSREITFDACLAQMFFIHALSAIESTILLAMAFDRYVAICHPLRHAAVLNNTVTVQIGMVALVRGSLFFFPLPLLIKRLAFCHSNVLSHSYCVHQDVMKLAYTDTLPNVVYGLTAILLVMGVDVMFISLSYFLIIRTVLQLPSKSERAKAFGTCVSHIGVVLAFYVPLIGLSVVHRFGNSLDPIVHVLMGDVYLLLPPVINPIIYGAKTKQIRTRVLAMFKISCDKDIEAGGNT, encoded by the coding sequence ATGAGCTCCTGCAACTTCACTCATGCCACCTTCGTGCTTATCGGGATTCCAGGACTGGAGGAAGCTCACTTTTGGTTTGGCTTCCCCCTGCTTTCCATGTACGCTGTAGCATTGTTTGGAAACTGCATTGTGGTCTTCATCGTGAGGATGGAGCGGAGCCTGCATGCGCCCATGTACCTTTTTCTCTGCATGCTGGCAGCCATTGATCTGGCTTTGTCCACATCCACAATGCCCAAGATTCTCGCCCTCTTTTGGTTTGACTCCCGGGAGATTACCTTTGATGCCTGTCTTGCCCAGATGTTTTTCATTCATGCTCTCTCAGCAATTGAATCTACCATCCTGCTGGCCATGGCCTTTGATCGTTATGTGGCTATCTGCCACCCCCTGCGTCACGCTGCTGTGCTCAACAATACAGTAACAGTCCAAATCGGCATGGTGGCTCTGGTCCGGGGATCCCTATTCTTTTTTCCGCTCCCACTGCTGATCAAGAGACTGGCCTTCTGTCATTCCAATGTGCTCTCCCACTCCTACTGTGTCCACCAGGATGTGATGAAGTTGGCCTATACGGACACATTGCCCAATGTCGTCTACGGTCTAACTGCCATTCTGCTAGTTATGGGTGTAGATGTCATGTTCATCTCTTTGTCCTATTTCCTGATTATACGAACGGTTCTGCAACTGCCTTCCAAGTCCGAGCGAGCTAAGGCATTTGGGACCTGTGTGTCACACATTGGTGTGGTCCTGGCTTTCTATGTACCACTCATTGGCCTGTCAGTGGTGCACCGTTTTGGAAACAGCCTTGATCCCATTGTGCATGTTCTCATGGGGGATGTctacctgctgctgcctcctgtgATCAATCCCATCATCTATGGTGCTAAAACCAAACAGATCAGAACACGGGTGCTGGCTATGTTCAAGATCAGCTGTGACAAGGACATTGAAGCTGGAGGAAACACATGA
- the LOC127681164 gene encoding olfactory receptor 51I2-like, with translation MIPSQAFTNISFFQPQSFLMTGIPGLESIHGWISIPFSFMYTVALTGNCLILLAVRRTHSLHQPMYYFLSMLALSDVGLSLSTLPSTLAVLWFDYRSIDFSACLIQMFFLHSFSVVESSVLLAMSFDRFVAISNPLRYASVLTNNVIIRIGVAIVARATLSLFPVPFLLKRLNYCPGKTLLSHSFCFHADVMKLACADITVNILYGLYVVLSTVGVDSLLIVMSYSLILYTVMGLASPRERIRTLNTCVSHILAVLVFYIPVIGVSMIHRFGKHLPHLVHSLVAYVYLVVPPVLNPIIYSVKSKPIRGAMFRVLRGKDST, from the coding sequence ATGATCCCATCTCAGGCTTTCACCAACATCTCCTTCTTCCAGCCACAGTCTTTCCTAATGACTGGCATCCCAGGACTAGAGTCCATCCATGGCTGGATCTCCATCCCCTTCTCTTTCATGTACACTGTGGCACTCACTGGAAACTGCCTCATCCTCCTGGCTGTGAGGAGGACCCATAGCCTGCACCAGCCCATGTACTACTTCCTATCCATGCTGGCCCTGAGTGATGTGGGTCTCAGCTTGTCCACACTGCCTTCCACCCTGGCTGTGCTCTGGTTTGACTATCGTTCCATCGACTTCAGTGCCTGTCTGATCCAGATGTTCTTCCTGCACTCCTTCTCTGTGGTAGAGTCCTCAGTGCTCTTGGCCATGTCATTTGACCGCTTTGTGGCTATCTCCAACCCACTACGCTATGCATCTGTCCTCACTAACAATGTCATCATCAGGATTGGGGTGGCCATTGTAGCTCGAGCTACCCTTTCACTATTCCCAGTGCCCTTCTTGCTGAAGCGACTGAACTATTGCCCTGGCAAGACCCTCCTGTCTCACTCATTCTGTTTCCATGCTGATGTCATGAAGCTGGCTTGTGCTGACATTACTGTCAACATCCTATATGGTCTCTATGTGGTTCTGTCCACAGTGGGTGTAGACTCCTTGCTTATTGTCATGTCCTATTCCTTGATTCTTTACACAGTGATGGGGCTAGCCTCTCCCAGGGAGCGCATCAGGACCCTCAACACATGTGTTTCCCATATCTTGGCTGTCCTGGTCTTCTATATTCCAGTCATAGGTGTGTCCATGATCCACCGCTTTGGAAAGCACCTGCCTCATCTTGTTCATTCCCTAGTTGCATATGTGTACCTTGTGGTACCTCCTGTGCTCAACCCCATCATCTATAGTGTCAAGTCCAAGCCCATCCGGGGAGCCATGTTCAGAGTGCTGAGAGGAAAAGATTCGACCTGA